Part of the Anopheles gambiae chromosome 3, idAnoGambNW_F1_1, whole genome shotgun sequence genome is shown below.
aactcatACGACTTAGCAAACATGCACGTCATGTGTTAAAgacccgaatggaccgtgtccATTACGTCAACGGTATTTGTGccaaagaacaagaagaagaaaatatcatCAAATTTAATCAGAACAATGTTATAAACttgtttattgttattttataaaaaaaaaaatatttttattatggATGTAAGCATAGAAAATTGTTAAAAACTAAGCATAGAAAATTGTTAATATTGGTTACAGTCAACCGACAGGATtaacaatttacaattttatttcattaacaATAGAATTTTACAGTACATGACAGTCAATTCCGGACATCTGAGATTTTCGAAATCACGCACTTCTGTACAATCTATCGCCATAAAAATTTATCGGCGTTTTTTCTTACcttctttttatttaactttcccataaaaaaaaaactaaattagAGATTTTGTCAAACAGGCaattattaagtttttttaaattgaaaacaacatttcaaaaatcattttattagAAAacgtttctgtttctgttctgttttgcaCAATTCTATAAGTAAACAACTGGAGTTTTAGGATGAAATGCATCAAAAAACGTAAGTGTCCGCAATTAACTCATCCATACTgaaggggaaggtaggtaaagacagacacgttaagggaaatggtaaaaatctagggatatataagtgaaacgaccatgaaaatgtgcatatattatcttacactcatgttttatcagaaaatgtgttaaaactgTTAAGTTTCtatcgatttttgcgttttttttcatgaataaaaaacttgtttttttcgttcggttttgaaatgttcgggtaagacggacacctgatatgggaaagatggacaccatgaagggtaagatggacacctgtagaaaacgttggaaagtgaagagttttacagtattttactgattctatcgctttccacgtcctggtacgtttataaaccaattcttggcctATTACAACaacgattcattcagccgtgGCTTTAGAAATTGTAAGCACTGGTtctaatatatcgtagaatgcagcatctaaagcattattgaaatatcgcgcacttacagctgacgttgctccagcttacagaacaacagtctagaacttcctttaAGGAAATCACTCCGCGAAAAGAccacgaccccagtattttttaagggacttgttaatagtttgatccattttccaccatgtcagtcaaaattcaacatttaagttttgtaatcccatagaatttctcatctattcctgaacaatgtcgtatcaatgcctcatctttttattgcttaaagatgtccaagtcgtgacaagatattggattttgtgaagcgcctcatcagcgtcgagcgagtaatagcataacgaatggctactattttgaccggtgtttcatttctcgcttatatcaatactttctctagttgCTAATTGGTTTATAGCTTCggaatacccttatttaaggtatttgaagaaatctattcatcaccaattcATATAAGAAGTAATATAAATCTATAAgttcggtgtccatctttcccttcaacaaagtgtccgtctttcccgctttggtgtcaggatgtttaaaccaccagaaaacaacattttgtataactttcattctcgttctttcgccagtttttacattaatgatcacgacaacccaatcatgaaacaaaacttccggaaatataaacaatacaaattgtagagcttaagatcggcagtagtcaaattagatccacaagggtgcacatgattgaaaatttattttgttcgtggatttaaccaattttgcatatattatgccaaaaatgttctcaaatgtgttgttcaACTTTAACTTAGGATGCTGCATTCTtaattttttcgaaaatatccattttgatgcatttatgagaagtgtccatcttacccgcagtgtccgtctttaacTACCTATGTTTGCCTTCTGTGTGTTCGTTCATACCATTGTCATAGCAACTATGGTGTATTGAAAGCCTCAACAAAGTTTTGATCGATTTGTatgctgttgttgatgtgcTGTGTTCCAGTGTAAGACAACTCTATAGACATGGTAAAAGATCTAGACTTTATACAAGATATCAATGAAAAATATGGCGGGTTACAGTTCGAATTACACGGAAAACTTGAAGAAATGTACGCTGTAGCCCGTAATTGTTGAgagaaattatttaatttttgtttaatctttTAGTGTGAAAatggaacactcgctgcaagtaaatgaagcaaaaaccaATGACAAATCCAAAACTGGTAAAGTTGAATCTTTCAGCTACTCGACGGAAACAATGAAGCGAAGGAATCATGAACTGTTGAAATCGTTGGAAATTTCCAAAGCCAGACTACGGTCTCGTGCTACTTTTAGCCCGTTGGAAGCGATTTTACAGAAGGCGATTGGAAATTATCTGAAAGAAACTTCGCTAGTTCCatgcagcacaaaaaaagtgTACGGGCCCACCTATGTTTAATGAGGCTTTCGTGATTCCATTTTCGTACATCATTATGCTGACACAATTATAAGGATGTTTcttgaaaatgaagaaaagaaTACAATAGTatgatatttgttttattaattttttatccATTCCTAGTccaatgtttttaaaacatttcattcatctTTTCAGATGAATTCCCATACCTATTTCTTAACCCGTAAAGAATATTTTCTAGTTTTGTATTCACACGGAATAATTCGTAGAGCTAAAAAAATTTATGGAAATAATTCACAGTAGTCATGTAGCGgggaatgaaaacaacataCTAATCATTCTAtttgtaaaatatataaattcaTCAACGATCCCTAATATAATGAATCGACACTTAATTTGTTTAGCCGGTATTTCAATTGAAACTGATTGTGAGTAACAAAAGTGTCCTAAATTCACTTCAAATGAGAGTCATTAATTTGTTACAGGACCCTATCTGGTGTTACAAGAAGCAAATGATGTGACCCAGCATTATCGTTATAGTGTCCTATGTTATTCTCAATTTACTTCAATAGAAATTCACTAATTTGTTTTGATACCCTATCTGGTGTTACAAGATGCAAATGATGTGACCCAGGAATTTCATAATATGCTACTTCTGATGCAGTTCGTTTAAGCACATCCATAACTTTTGGATAAACTTCAGGGTTATCGAACTTCATTCCAGGATCGGCACGTATATTTAAAACCTTACATTTTATACGCTCCGCATATGCAAGTACTTGCTCCATCGAAAACATACCCAACAGCGCCACTTTCAAACGGAGATCTCTAGCAAAATGATAACCATCCTTATTGAAATGTGCTGGAGCAAGAGCCATACCACGCCGCATTAACACTTCGACAGAGTCGTAATCCACCGAGCCATCGTAGGCTGCCAAAACCAGATCGATCATCTCGTCGTATCCATAACAGGGCATTTTAGATTCAGGTAGCGTTTCGTAATGTAAAAATTTATCAATACAGTCTCCAGTACTAGCGGCCGTTTTATGATGATCTCGCACCGTCGGTCCAGCAATATCAATGCTAATAAATCGCTCTACGTCATCTGGAAAACTAGCAGCATACATGAAGCTCAACGCGCCTCCTAGCGAATGACCCAGGAGCGTTACTTTAGTCCAgccaaaatatttcactatGCGCCGAATCAACGTGATTCCGTCCCAGAAGATGAAATAGTGCATGCCTTTGGGATAATGTGACGATTTACCGTGACCCGGAAGATCGATAGCAAGAATTGGGACCTCAGCAGGCAACAAAGGGCAAAGACGATCAAATGAGCCTGCGTTGTCCTGCCAACCATGGAGTGCTAGAACAGGTTGTTTTAGACGGGATCCCCACCATTTACCTACAAGTAGAAACCATacattgaaattaaatgaaaatatattgtaaaattttgatattttattttgtttatttacttcTGGTTTATGTGCTATATTAAcgtttatttgaatttaattatatGTTTTAGGCCATTGCATGTCTGTATTTTAGTTCTTGAGAATTAACTCGTAAACATTCATGGCTATTCAATAAGAACCCCataaacaatcaaataaacaaaaataaacgttAAACATTACACCTCAAACATCAACCATGGATTAAAAAAGAAGCGCTTTTCAAGGTTGTTTAGTGTAATTGATACATCGTATGCATGTCTTGCTTCATGTTAACCCTAACATTAACAATCAAACCTAGAAGGAATTAGAATTAGATAATTTGTGTTGCAGATTAACCCTTTGCCGGGCAACAGCAAAAGCGGTTAGCGCAATTCTTAATTCTTTCCTATGAGTTTatgtggatgtgtgtatgcgtgtgtgtatgtgtgtggtgcgcATATGCGATGCGAGAATGCTAATACATCAACCACAAGTAGGGTTTGTTCAAGGGATGCTAAGCTTATCATAGCGAAACAATAAACGGCTTACACCTTGATGCCACTACTGCACCATTCACCCAAAGCGTGACGAAACTATGGAACAATTACGTCAAAGCATGAACACGCAACTTTCAAGCTAACATTCCATGGTATGATGTTGTGCTGCACTATCATACGATATTCACAAATACCTGCTATGATACCCCAGGGGACTGGAATTTCTATTTCTTCTATAGGACGCAACGTAGATACATTAGTACCTAAAATGTAATAACATTAACAAaaccgttttatttttaatcacaCTGCAGATGATATTGATCTCAATAAACTCCTTCATTTACTCACCATTCGACGTTGTAGGCTCACTCATGATTTTAAAACGAGCGATGTTTAGCAAAAAATATTATGCAATACACAATTATCAACCACGAATCAATTTCGCATTCAGTACGCTCAGTAATGAAGTTTCGCTTGAGCCGCTAGCATAGTTATTCGAGTACACAATCCTAGCACAGCTGATGACATTTTCggcatgtttctttttttccgctTTGTTTACGTATTCCACCAAGGTGAGCACAAAATTTGCTGCGCCTATTTTATTCTAATTATCTTGATTCACTGACGTTCAATAGGTGTTTCCAACCAGGGTATGTATGCATCCTGatattattttcctttctttcgttCGATTCAACTCAACATTTTTTAGAAATAATTACTTTAACGTTCTTTATTTTATGAAACCAGACGCATAGGCTCCTATATCATCACACAACTCTCGAATGCGATCGTTCGGTAGGTATTCCAAAGCCAAAATAGCATTTCCTACCGCAATAGTCTCTTTTATCGTTCTCCCCCGGATCCATATGCGTCCATTCATTCCGGCTGCTATTTCAAAAGGAAGTTCCTTCGCTAGTTGGCTAAGAAAATTGCTCTTTGGATTCAGTATTTTTCGAACCAAGTTCAAGCTGCAGCTGATCATAAATCCATCGTGTAGAACGCCTAGTTTGCCTTTCTTGCCATGCGAGTCGACGCACACTAGCTCCGGTTCGACATCGGGGTGAGCAATTAATAACCGAGCGTATACAATATCGCCAACATTTACGTCTGGCCGATTTTTCTTCGTAGCTCCTTCAAAAGCCATGTACGACAATGAAGCAGTCTCGCTACCTCCAATATCTAAGCGGAATGTGTCGCCTGTCTTTGCCATCACAACACCAATCACCAGCTCTCCACGATTTGGCACGTAGCGTCTTTGGTAGGCGTCTACCC
Proteins encoded:
- the LOC133393819 gene encoding uncharacterized protein LOC133393819, producing MVKDLDFIQDINEKYGGLQFELHGKLEEIVKMEHSLQVNEAKTNDKSKTGKVESFSYSTETMKRRNHELLKSLEISKARLRSRATFSPLEAILQKAIGNYLKETSLVPCSTKKVYGPTYV
- the LOC1279670 gene encoding probable serine hydrolase; translated protein: MSEPTTSNGTNVSTLRPIEEIEIPVPWGIIAGKWWGSRLKQPVLALHGWQDNAGSFDRLCPLLPAEVPILAIDLPGHGKSSHYPKGMHYFIFWDGITLIRRIVKYFGWTKVTLLGHSLGGALSFMYAASFPDDVERFISIDIAGPTVRDHHKTAASTGDCIDKFLHYETLPESKMPCYGYDEMIDLVLAAYDGSVDYDSVEVLMRRGMALAPAHFNKDGYHFARDLRLKVALLGMFSMEQVLAYAERIKCKVLNIRADPGMKFDNPEVYPKVMDVLKRTASEVAYYEIPGSHHLHLVTPDRVSKQISEFLLK
- the LOC1279671 gene encoding exosome complex component RRP40, yielding MTTENNSVAVLAGDIISEPMEMMKANKKVIIGPGIRVEKETVLASKCGMLKMKPPNTFWVDAYQRRYVPNRGELVIGVVMAKTGDTFRLDIGGSETASLSYMAFEGATKKNRPDVNVGDIVYARLLIAHPDVEPELVCVDSHGKKGKLGVLHDGFMISCSLNLVRKILNPKSNFLSQLAKELPFEIAAGMNGRIWIRGRTIKETIAVGNAILALEYLPNDRIRELCDDIGAYASGFIK